The DNA sequence CAGCACCCTGCTCAAAGAGTGATTGAGCAACCTTCTCTATGTTTGTAGAGATACTGTTTGTAGAGATGCTGTTTGTGGAGATGCTACTACCCTTTTGGGGGCTCTTTTTGCCCATGCTTTTGGCCCTGATAAAATCTCTCAAGCTGATTACGGAGATCGTGCAGCGCTTTTACCCGCATACTAAATAGAGCTTTCTCCTCTTTCGACATCTCCCCCATAGTTTTTGAGCTGCCGGTTGGTTGGAAGATAGAGTCCCATCCGAAACCGCTACCACGGGGAGGTACCACCTCACCCGCAACGATCCCCTCTCCGTAGATAAAGCTCTGCGGTCCAAGGGCGAGTCCAAATATAGTGCGCACCTCAGCTCTGCAATCATTACGGGTTGCCGCCAACTGATACACCCCTTCGCTGCCGAGCGCTTTTAGGAACCATTTGATAAGTGGACCGGGGAGTCCGTTGAGGGCCACTAACGAGAGCGAGGTGTCCTCGATCAGAACTGGAGAGTATCCCTGGTTCAACGCCGCCTGCGCCTTTGCGATCACAACCTTGCGGGGTTCAAGCTCCTGCAGCTCAGGCAGGTCTAGGTCAACGTGCCGCATCTTGCCCAGAACGGCCTCGACCTCTTCGAGCTTAAAACGGTTTCCAGTTACGAAGAACGCATCCTGAAGAACCTTATCGATCTTATCCCAACGTCCCGGCATAGAGCTAAACAATTTGCGGGGTAAATCTCCCCATTTTATTAGAGTACCACACGAGACCCTTGAAGGGTCCCAGTAGCCTATTCACAGCAGCCTATCCGTTAAGATGAATAACTCTTAGTGAAAGGTCTGCTTATCACTGTCAATTATCACTGTAAGTTACCAAATACTCAGTGTATTATTAACCATTAAGGTAACTA is a window from the Pseudomonadota bacterium genome containing:
- a CDS encoding non-canonical purine NTP pyrophosphatase; this encodes MPGRWDKIDKVLQDAFFVTGNRFKLEEVEAVLGKMRHVDLDLPELQELEPRKVVIAKAQAALNQGYSPVLIEDTSLSLVALNGLPGPLIKWFLKALGSEGVYQLAATRNDCRAEVRTIFGLALGPQSFIYGEGIVAGEVVPPRGSGFGWDSIFQPTGSSKTMGEMSKEEKALFSMRVKALHDLRNQLERFYQGQKHGQKEPPKG